The region CTGCTGAATGCTATAAGCAGCTCACTCAGCTGTATCCAGAAGTGGAGGACTACAAGGTGTATTATGCTCTGTCCCTGTATAAAGCTGGTGCTTATCCTGAGGCCACTATGGCTTTGTCTGCTCtttacagcagcagccacaccaAGATGCTCAGACTTCAAGCCTGCATCAAATATTGTGAGGAAAATTACTCTGCTGCTAAGTTGCTGCTAGAGAAGCTTCCCCAAGATGACCCCAACTACATCTACAATATGGGCTGTTTGCTTTACCAGGAAGGCAAGTACGAAGAGGCCTGTGTGAAGTTCACCTCTGGTGTAAAATTGATGGGGTATATTCCAGCATTGTCTTACAACATTGCCTTATGTTACTATAGCCTAAAAATGTACCCTCAAGCCCTTAAACAAATTGAATACATTAAAAACCAGGGTTTCAAGGAACATCTACAACTGAGCGTTGGGATGATTTCAGAGGATGACGATTTCCACAGCATGGGAAACACACCGGAACATCATCAGACAGTTCTCATCAAAGCCTTAAACCTTAAAGCCGCCATTGAATATCAGCGGCAGAACCTTAAAATGGCTCAGGAGGCTTTGACACATCTGTCACCCCGATTCGAGCAAGAGTTAGATCCAGTGACTCTCCACAACCAGGCTCTATTGAACATGGATACAAAACCATCAGACGGTTTCAAGAAGTTGGCCTCCCTGTTGCAGCAGCCATTCTTTCCTCATGTCACCTTTGCAAATTTGCTGCTCCTCTACTGCAAATATGAGTATGTCTACCTAGCAGCTGATGTCCTGGCCGAGAATGCCCATCTTACCCACAAAATTTTCACACCATATATATACGAGTTACTGGATGCCTTGTTGATGAGTCAAAAAACACCGGAGGAAACTTTTAGGAAATTTGATGACATGTGTGGCAAACTATCTGAGCAAGTACGCAAGCTGGCCAAAAAGGTACGAAGGCAGGCAAGAAATAAGGAAGCAAAGATGAAGACTGTGCAGGAATGCAAAGAAATTTTGGAGAAGTACACTGTGGTCATGATGGCCCAGGCAAAGATCTACTGGAACCGAGAGAACTATCATATGGTACAGAAGATTTTCCACAAATCATGGGAGATCTGGTGTGAGGATGACACTTTGAAGCTGAACATTGCTCATGTGCTTTTCATGCAGAACAAATATAAGAAGGCCATTAGCTTCTATGAGCCCATTGTCGTTAAACACAGTGATAATATTCTAAATGTAAGTGCTGTGGTCCTGGCCAACCTCTGTTTTTCCTATGTAATGACCTGCAGCAATACAAAGGCCgaggagctgatgaaggagattgaaaaaaaagagaaacagatcTCCAAAGATGACCCCAACAAGATGGTCTTCCACCACTGCATTGTAAATTTGGTAATAGGGATG is a window of Takifugu rubripes chromosome 14, fTakRub1.2, whole genome shotgun sequence DNA encoding:
- the LOC101078205 gene encoding tetratricopeptide repeat protein 30A-like produces the protein MSTIVKLIKESQYVDAIQILTAQSQKHPKSRAALSLLGYCYYHINNFSGSAECYKQLTQLYPEVEDYKVYYALSLYKAGAYPEATMALSALYSSSHTKMLRLQACIKYCEENYSAAKLLLEKLPQDDPNYIYNMGCLLYQEGKYEEACVKFTSGVKLMGYIPALSYNIALCYYSLKMYPQALKQIEYIKNQGFKEHLQLSVGMISEDDDFHSMGNTPEHHQTVLIKALNLKAAIEYQRQNLKMAQEALTHLSPRFEQELDPVTLHNQALLNMDTKPSDGFKKLASLLQQPFFPHVTFANLLLLYCKYEYVYLAADVLAENAHLTHKIFTPYIYELLDALLMSQKTPEETFRKFDDMCGKLSEQVRKLAKKVRRQARNKEAKMKTVQECKEILEKYTVVMMAQAKIYWNRENYHMVQKIFHKSWEIWCEDDTLKLNIAHVLFMQNKYKKAISFYEPIVVKHSDNILNVSAVVLANLCFSYVMTCSNTKAEELMKEIEKKEKQISKDDPNKMVFHHCIVNLVIGMLYCTKGNYEFGISCVIKNLEPYDKKLGTDTWFYAKQCFLSLLENMAKHMVMPVDSVIKECIHFLEQCMRFGKTVPAHIQHPLEERCIQISKNTVAYEACKLLTLFYEVTCWK